A window of the Methanoregula sp. genome harbors these coding sequences:
- a CDS encoding Hsp20/alpha crystallin family protein encodes MWRRNRSIFDELDDMRAYMDSMFHQMGEPGSVPLLPAGDTGELAIVPQGHMHVDVTEHDDTVIVTVDMMPGITKQDISLDLINPRALRISCERTMEMKKEKEGYYLHERQFGSMSRVIPLPKPVSEGGVKATFRNGVLEVQLKKQVKEIKSKITIE; translated from the coding sequence ATGTGGCGAAGAAACCGGTCAATTTTTGATGAACTTGATGATATGCGGGCATATATGGATTCCATGTTCCACCAGATGGGGGAACCGGGCAGTGTGCCGCTTTTGCCCGCAGGCGATACGGGAGAATTAGCTATTGTTCCCCAGGGCCATATGCATGTCGATGTCACCGAACACGATGATACAGTCATCGTGACCGTGGACATGATGCCCGGTATCACAAAACAGGATATCTCCCTTGATCTGATCAACCCGCGGGCGCTCCGGATATCCTGCGAGCGGACAATGGAGATGAAAAAAGAGAAGGAGGGTTATTACCTCCACGAGCGCCAGTTTGGCTCAATGAGCCGGGTCATCCCACTGCCCAAACCGGTCAGCGAAGGCGGGGTGAAGGCCACGTTCAGGAACGGCGTGTTGGAGGTTCAGCTGAAAAAACAGGTAAAGGAGATCAAGTCTAAAATTACTATTGAATGA